TATCACAGGCGATCACTTTCGGGGACGCGCGATGAAATCATCGAACACTGCGGACCATCGAATTCTCACACCTCGGCATCCCAGATGGTTCGACCCGACGGACACGCATCAATGAGATGTTCGGCATAAGCCGTCGACGCCCTTCTCGCATCGCCGATGTTTTCAAAGCCGCGTTCAACCTTGAGTTGAAAAACGCGGCTGCGCCCTTCCACTTCCTTCTGCCCGGGTTCGTTGATCCGGACAGCGGCATCGAAGCCCTGATCGTAGCTGTGACCCGTTCCCGACATCGTGCGTTGACGCGGATAAACGAGCAGACGAACTTCAAGTCCCCTGTATAGATATGCAGCGGCTTCCATGAGACACCTCTGTTGCCGCGATGTGCGGCGAAGATTATGCAGGTGGGACGAGCGCGGACCAAACGGCCGCATCACGATCGACGCACACGCGACTGTCGGGCGACAGCGTTGCGGTGCATTCAGGCGGGCGATATAACCGAAATGAGAACCGAAATGAGCGCGAGGTGCGAGGACTCAGTCCATCGTACGCGCATTAGTGCATTTGTACAGTGAAACTTTGCTTTCCGAACCGCTTGAAGCGGGCGTTTCCGGTAGCGGCCGATGCCCGCCGGAATGCGCAGCGCAAGGGGACCACGCGTGGAGTACCATGGCGCGGCAACCCATCAATCCGTCAGCTCATCGGACGCCATCCACGCGGGTCTTTCACTCATCAGGCTCAGATGAACAACTTCACCGGCAAGGCGCTGGCGGGCTTCATGAACGAACGTGAATTGCTCGATAACTGGTTGGACCAGCATCTTCCCGTGTCGTTGAGGCGAGGCCTCACGACAGAAGCCGAGATGCGCAGTCAGTTCGCCGGGTTCATGGAAGTTTTTCTCGACACGCTAAGGTCGAGTGACACGCTTGACGCAAACCGTCCCGAGTGGGAGCCCGTGCGTGTACGCCTGGGCGAGATATCGGAGCAGCGCACGAGGCAAGGCTTCACGCCCGTCGAAACCGCGGCATTTGTGTTCTCGCTGAAGCATCCGCTCTATACGCAGTTGCGCGTGGCATTCGGCGATGACATGACCGCGCTCGCCGACGCCAACTGGTCCATTAATCTGCTGCTGGATGCGCTGGGCCTCTATACGACAGAAGTCTTCCAGCGCAGCCGTGAAGCAACCATTGCCCGGCAACGTGAAGAACTGCTCGAACTGTCGACACCCGTCGTAGAGCTGTGGGAAGGTATCCTCGCGCTGCCGCTCGTCGGCACGCTCGATTCGGCGCGCACCCAGGTCGTGATGGAAAACCTGCTGCAGAGAATCGTCGAAACAGGCGCCGCCGTCGCAATCATCGACATCACGGGTGTGCCGACCGTGGACACCCTCGTTGCGCAACACCTGATGAAAACGGTGGCGGCCGCGCGATTGATGGGAACGGACTGCATTATCAGCGGTATTCGCCCGCAGATTGCGCTGACGGT
The Paraburkholderia terrae genome window above contains:
- a CDS encoding STAS domain-containing protein, whose protein sequence is MNNFTGKALAGFMNERELLDNWLDQHLPVSLRRGLTTEAEMRSQFAGFMEVFLDTLRSSDTLDANRPEWEPVRVRLGEISEQRTRQGFTPVETAAFVFSLKHPLYTQLRVAFGDDMTALADANWSINLLLDALGLYTTEVFQRSREATIARQREELLELSTPVVELWEGILALPLVGTLDSARTQVVMENLLQRIVETGAAVAIIDITGVPTVDTLVAQHLMKTVAAARLMGTDCIISGIRPQIALTVVHLGVDLSGITTRASLSDAFVVALRIAQATSTGITARNA